One region of Triticum aestivum cultivar Chinese Spring chromosome 6B, IWGSC CS RefSeq v2.1, whole genome shotgun sequence genomic DNA includes:
- the LOC123137009 gene encoding histone-lysine N-methyltransferase SETD2 isoform X2 codes for MHEYTSDAKDPQRFNEIEMTDDEVTECVKKMLDEPIAACSQTGLLPFYASNKPSAAKDSFWKRKTQDKPARAPRAKSKVTKKPAKRKTAESADPPEDIEESDQEDDAEASRTDHVEVISLSSSSDHMLVQKFRRAVRKVKRSHPLAHLDPQFSLKTQQHEGRRTTRHSGQQVTSSGLPDTPPRKRRPEVTSISSSGDSSTTQLPPLKTVAGAKARLSKKAKTSGPTDEAEPEKTPEDTGRDIEVVMDDSAPQDPATDANPPEAGPATHVDPSSPHATPPSPAADPPSPARDTVNPPSSSKGGDDVIITGTGHTSPGNPVVLAKHTAKEEFVAMGKGKEKTDLSSYVNFTAEELHSSFLHRLYTSRDYEAGLVNMMKERYEANINNKDSKIADLQENIKSQQSETSKAKDELKNALTAMEQLKEGFKNERASWETEKTALLKWAEDAESALKPVKEELTGLKRQVNAMTSAIL; via the exons atgcatgagtataccagCGACGCCAAAGATCCTCAACGGTTTAATGAAATAgaaatgactgatgatgaagtcactgaatgtgtgaagaagatgcttgacgAACCGATCGCCGCATGCAGCCAAACTGGGTTGCTCcctttttatgcctccaacaaaccgtCAGCA GCCAAAGATTCCTTCTGGAAGAGGAAAACTCAAGATAAACCGGCGAGGGCTCCTCGTGCCAAAAGCAAGGTCACAAAGAAACCAGCCAAGAGGAAAACCGCCGAGTCCGCTGATCCGCCCGAAGATATCGAAGAAtcggatcaagag gatgatgcggaagccagccgcactgatcatgttgaggtaatctccctttcctccagTTCAGATCACATGCTGGTTCAAAAatttcgccgtgcagttcggaaagtaaaacgctctcaccctcttgctcatttggatccacaattttctttgaagacacagcaacatgaaggtcgtcgcacaacccgacacagtggccaacaagtcacttcctccggtttaccagacactCCACCTCGAaaacgtcgtccagag gtaacTTCTATCTCTTCATCTGGCGACTCATCAACCACGCaattgcctcccctcaagaccgtcgctgG TGCCAAGGCCCGACTGagtaagaaagccaagaccagTGGCCCCACTGATGAAGCTGAACCGGAGAAGACCCCAGAAGATACTGGTAGAGACATTGAGGTTGTCATGGATGACTCTGCCCCACAAGATCCAGCCACTGATGCTAATCCGCCGGAAGCTGGCCCGGCAACGCATGTTGATCCATCAAGCCCGCATGCTACGCCTCCAAGCCCAGCTGCTGATCCGCCGAGCCCAGCCAGGGATACCGTCAATCCGCCAAGTTCGTCAAAAGGTGGCGATGATGTTATTATCACTGGTACAGGTCACACCAGCCCTGGCAATCCGGTTGTCCTGGCAAAGCAtaccgccaaggaagaatttgttgctatgggcaaggggaaagagAAGACAGATTTATCCAGCTATGTCAACTTTACTGCCGAAGAACTTCATTCCAGCTTCTTACATCGCCTCTACACAAGCCGAGATTATGAGGCCGGCTTGGTGAACATGATGaaagagcgctatgag GCCAATATAAACAACAAAGACTCCaaaattgccgatcttcaagagaatatcaagtcccagcaatcagagacttccaaggccaaggatgagttGAAAAacgctttaacagccatggaacaacttaaggaaggGTTCAAGAATGAACGTGCTAGCTGGGAAACTGAAAAGACTGCGTTATTGAAGTGGGCTGAAGACGCTgagtcagctcttaaaccggtgaagGAAGAGCTAACTGGGTTGAAGCGCCAAGTAAACGCCATGACCTCTGCAATATT GTAg
- the LOC123137009 gene encoding uncharacterized protein isoform X1, translated as MHEYTSDAKDPQRFNEIEMTDDEVTECVKKMLDEPIAACSQTGLLPFYASNKPSAAKDSFWKRKTQDKPARAPRAKSKVTKKPAKRKTAESADPPEDIEESDQEDDAEASRTDHVEVISLSSSSDHMLVQKFRRAVRKVKRSHPLAHLDPQFSLKTQQHEGRRTTRHSGQQVTSSGLPDTPPRKRRPEVSSSFNKPCPLAGCFRYPLNPSDSNYQVTSISSSGDSSTTQLPPLKTVAGAKARLSKKAKTSGPTDEAEPEKTPEDTGRDIEVVMDDSAPQDPATDANPPEAGPATHVDPSSPHATPPSPAADPPSPARDTVNPPSSSKGGDDVIITGTGHTSPGNPVVLAKHTAKEEFVAMGKGKEKTDLSSYVNFTAEELHSSFLHRLYTSRDYEAGLVNMMKERYEANINNKDSKIADLQENIKSQQSETSKAKDELKNALTAMEQLKEGFKNERASWETEKTALLKWAEDAESALKPVKEELTGLKRQVNAMTSAIL; from the exons atgcatgagtataccagCGACGCCAAAGATCCTCAACGGTTTAATGAAATAgaaatgactgatgatgaagtcactgaatgtgtgaagaagatgcttgacgAACCGATCGCCGCATGCAGCCAAACTGGGTTGCTCcctttttatgcctccaacaaaccgtCAGCA GCCAAAGATTCCTTCTGGAAGAGGAAAACTCAAGATAAACCGGCGAGGGCTCCTCGTGCCAAAAGCAAGGTCACAAAGAAACCAGCCAAGAGGAAAACCGCCGAGTCCGCTGATCCGCCCGAAGATATCGAAGAAtcggatcaagag gatgatgcggaagccagccgcactgatcatgttgaggtaatctccctttcctccagTTCAGATCACATGCTGGTTCAAAAatttcgccgtgcagttcggaaagtaaaacgctctcaccctcttgctcatttggatccacaattttctttgaagacacagcaacatgaaggtcgtcgcacaacccgacacagtggccaacaagtcacttcctccggtttaccagacactCCACCTCGAaaacgtcgtccagaggtctcTTCCTCTTTTAATAAACCTTGTCCCTTGGCgggttgcttccgatacccacttaatccgtctgattcaaattatcaggtaacTTCTATCTCTTCATCTGGCGACTCATCAACCACGCaattgcctcccctcaagaccgtcgctgG TGCCAAGGCCCGACTGagtaagaaagccaagaccagTGGCCCCACTGATGAAGCTGAACCGGAGAAGACCCCAGAAGATACTGGTAGAGACATTGAGGTTGTCATGGATGACTCTGCCCCACAAGATCCAGCCACTGATGCTAATCCGCCGGAAGCTGGCCCGGCAACGCATGTTGATCCATCAAGCCCGCATGCTACGCCTCCAAGCCCAGCTGCTGATCCGCCGAGCCCAGCCAGGGATACCGTCAATCCGCCAAGTTCGTCAAAAGGTGGCGATGATGTTATTATCACTGGTACAGGTCACACCAGCCCTGGCAATCCGGTTGTCCTGGCAAAGCAtaccgccaaggaagaatttgttgctatgggcaaggggaaagagAAGACAGATTTATCCAGCTATGTCAACTTTACTGCCGAAGAACTTCATTCCAGCTTCTTACATCGCCTCTACACAAGCCGAGATTATGAGGCCGGCTTGGTGAACATGATGaaagagcgctatgag GCCAATATAAACAACAAAGACTCCaaaattgccgatcttcaagagaatatcaagtcccagcaatcagagacttccaaggccaaggatgagttGAAAAacgctttaacagccatggaacaacttaaggaaggGTTCAAGAATGAACGTGCTAGCTGGGAAACTGAAAAGACTGCGTTATTGAAGTGGGCTGAAGACGCTgagtcagctcttaaaccggtgaagGAAGAGCTAACTGGGTTGAAGCGCCAAGTAAACGCCATGACCTCTGCAATATT GTAg